One genomic segment of Pseudomonas chlororaphis subsp. aurantiaca includes these proteins:
- the yegS gene encoding lipid kinase YegS, whose product MSERKAMLILHGKQALNEEVREAVERKREEGWELAVRLTWEAGDAQRLVNEALAVGYTRLIAGGGDGTLRDIAEAMVAQANDASLVLLPLGTANDFARAAGVSLLPHEALNLLDVPARTIDLGEVGGQVFLNMATGGFGSQVTANTSEDLKKILGGAAYLFTGLSRFNELHAAYGELQGPDFHWRGELLALGIGNGRQAGGGHLLCPEAMADDGLLDVSILPAPQELVGTLKDLLAGGWGIDNLFVRTRLPWVEIKVSEGLDINLDGEPLQGENLRFRALPGALRVHLPEDSPLLGTSAP is encoded by the coding sequence ATGAGCGAACGCAAGGCGATGCTGATATTGCACGGCAAGCAGGCCCTCAACGAAGAGGTCCGCGAGGCTGTCGAGCGCAAGCGCGAAGAGGGTTGGGAGCTGGCGGTCCGCCTGACCTGGGAAGCGGGCGATGCCCAGCGCCTGGTGAATGAAGCCCTTGCGGTCGGTTATACGCGCCTGATCGCGGGAGGCGGTGATGGCACCTTGCGTGATATCGCCGAGGCCATGGTGGCGCAGGCCAACGATGCCAGTCTAGTGTTGCTGCCGCTGGGGACGGCCAATGATTTCGCGCGGGCGGCCGGCGTGTCTTTGCTGCCCCATGAGGCACTGAACCTGCTCGATGTACCGGCACGGACGATCGACCTTGGCGAGGTCGGTGGCCAGGTATTTCTCAACATGGCCACGGGTGGGTTCGGCAGTCAGGTGACGGCCAATACCTCCGAGGACCTGAAAAAGATCCTGGGGGGCGCCGCCTATCTGTTCACCGGTTTGTCCCGCTTCAATGAGCTGCATGCGGCCTACGGCGAGCTGCAGGGGCCGGATTTCCATTGGCGCGGCGAGCTGCTGGCCCTGGGGATCGGCAACGGGCGCCAGGCCGGTGGGGGTCATCTGCTGTGCCCTGAGGCGATGGCCGATGACGGGTTGCTGGATGTCAGTATCCTGCCGGCCCCCCAGGAATTGGTGGGCACCTTGAAGGACCTGCTGGCCGGCGGCTGGGGGATCGACAATCTGTTTGTGCGTACGCGCCTGCCCTGGGTGGAAATCAAGGTGTCCGAGGGGCTGGATATCAATCTTGACGGTGAGCCCCTGCAAGGCGAAAACCTGCGTTTTCGCGCGCTCCCAGGGGCATTGCGGGTGCATTTGCCGGAAGACTCCCCGCTGTTGGGAACCTCGGCGCCTTAA
- a CDS encoding molybdopterin molybdotransferase MoeA, with translation MNPVGKPGKTGALMPVEVALARLLEMAEATPILERERLPLAAAQGRVLAYDLISTLDLPPWPNSAMDGYALRASDWKGEPLVVSQRIFAGQAPEPLAPGTCARIFTGAPVPAGADCVEMQENAQVQPDGRVAFTEPLGAGQNIRPQGQETTVGECVLVAGTQLGPIELGLAASLGCAELDVVRRVRVAVLSTGDELVEPGQALGPGQIYNSNRVLLCSWLQRLGCEVIDGGILPDDLPTTRRRLAELADVDLILSTGGVSVGEADFLGIALREEGELALWKLAIKPGKPLTFGHFRGVPVIGLPGNPASTLVTFALLARPYILRRQGVTALQPLQFQVPAGFAWPKPGNRREYLRGRLEQGRAIIYRNQSSGVLHSAAWAEGLVEVLEERMLVEGDWVNFIPLSEVLG, from the coding sequence GTGAATCCCGTGGGTAAGCCGGGCAAGACCGGTGCCTTGATGCCGGTCGAGGTCGCATTGGCCCGGTTGCTGGAGATGGCCGAGGCTACCCCCATTCTCGAACGCGAACGGCTGCCACTGGCGGCCGCTCAAGGCCGGGTATTGGCCTACGACTTGATTTCCACCCTGGATCTTCCGCCCTGGCCCAACAGCGCCATGGACGGTTACGCCTTGCGTGCCTCGGACTGGAAGGGCGAGCCCTTGGTGGTCAGCCAGCGCATCTTCGCCGGCCAGGCCCCTGAGCCTTTGGCCCCTGGCACCTGCGCACGCATCTTCACCGGGGCGCCGGTCCCGGCGGGAGCCGACTGCGTGGAAATGCAGGAGAACGCCCAGGTCCAGCCCGATGGGCGGGTGGCTTTTACCGAGCCTCTCGGCGCGGGGCAGAACATTCGTCCGCAAGGCCAGGAAACCACGGTTGGCGAGTGTGTGCTGGTGGCCGGAACGCAGTTGGGGCCGATCGAGCTGGGGCTGGCTGCATCCCTGGGTTGCGCGGAGCTGGATGTGGTGCGCCGCGTGCGGGTCGCCGTGCTCTCCACTGGCGACGAGTTGGTAGAACCCGGGCAGGCGCTCGGTCCCGGGCAGATCTACAACAGCAACCGGGTCTTGCTGTGCAGCTGGTTGCAGCGTCTGGGCTGCGAGGTGATCGACGGCGGAATCCTGCCGGACGACCTGCCAACGACCCGGCGTCGTCTTGCCGAGCTGGCGGATGTGGATCTGATTCTGTCCACCGGCGGCGTATCGGTGGGCGAGGCGGATTTCCTGGGCATCGCCTTAAGAGAAGAGGGTGAACTGGCCCTCTGGAAGCTGGCGATCAAGCCTGGCAAGCCGTTGACCTTCGGGCATTTTCGCGGTGTGCCAGTAATCGGCCTGCCCGGTAACCCGGCCTCGACGCTGGTGACCTTTGCCTTGCTGGCCCGCCCCTATATTTTGCGGCGCCAGGGAGTGACGGCGCTGCAACCCTTGCAGTTCCAGGTTCCAGCCGGGTTTGCCTGGCCGAAACCGGGGAACCGACGAGAGTATCTGCGTGGGCGCCTGGAGCAGGGCAGGGCAATCATCTACCGGAACCAGAGTTCCGGGGTCTTGCACAGTGCCGCCTGGGCCGAGGGGCTGGTCGAGGTGCTGGAAGAGCGAATGCTGGTCGAGGGCGATTGGGTCAACTTCATTCCATTGAGTGAAGTCCTGGGCTGA
- the moaB gene encoding molybdenum cofactor biosynthesis protein B: MKAKADVPFAPLNIAVLTVSDTRTLETDTSGQVFVDRLSAAGHNLAARVLLKDDLYKIRAQVATWIADDLVQVVLITGGTGFTGRDSTPEAVSCLLDKQVDGFGELFRQISVADIGTSTVQSRALAGLANGTLVCCLPGSTNAVRTGWDGILAEQLDSRHRPCNFVTHLKQAAPCESRG; the protein is encoded by the coding sequence ATGAAAGCCAAGGCTGATGTACCTTTTGCACCCCTGAACATTGCGGTGCTGACTGTCAGTGATACCCGGACCCTGGAGACCGATACATCCGGCCAGGTCTTCGTCGATCGTCTGAGCGCTGCTGGCCATAACCTGGCCGCGCGCGTCCTGCTCAAGGACGATCTCTACAAGATTCGCGCACAAGTGGCGACCTGGATCGCCGACGATCTGGTCCAGGTGGTGCTGATCACCGGCGGCACCGGTTTTACCGGCCGCGACAGCACTCCTGAAGCCGTGTCTTGCCTGCTCGACAAACAGGTCGACGGATTTGGCGAGTTGTTCCGCCAGATCTCGGTGGCCGACATTGGCACTTCCACCGTGCAGTCCCGAGCCTTGGCCGGCCTGGCCAACGGCACGCTGGTCTGCTGCCTGCCGGGTTCGACCAATGCGGTGCGTACCGGTTGGGACGGCATCCTCGCCGAGCAGCTGGATTCGCGGCACCGGCCGTGCAACTTCGTCACCCACCTGAAACAGGCAGCACCTTGTGAATCCCGTGGGTAA
- a CDS encoding YgdI/YgdR family lipoprotein, with the protein MIQRTLATLMLALGLATLAGCASPTVITLNDGREIQAVDTPKYDEDSGFYEFEQLDGKQTRINKDQVRTVKEL; encoded by the coding sequence ATGATTCAGCGGACTCTCGCCACTCTCATGCTCGCACTGGGCCTTGCCACTCTCGCCGGTTGCGCATCGCCTACTGTGATCACCCTGAATGACGGTCGCGAAATCCAGGCCGTCGATACGCCGAAATACGATGAGGATTCCGGCTTCTACGAGTTCGAACAACTGGACGGCAAACAAACCCGTATCAACAAGGATCAGGTTCGTACGGTAAAAGAGCTGTAA
- a CDS encoding pseudouridine synthase: MSSVPFSAAQHQASTLYLPPGSWPTVLDCLCDHFSTISREQWLSRIVRGRVLDGQGLPISIDLAYREGLRIHYFREVPDEKVIPVQESILYVDEHLVVADKPHFLPVTPAGEYVEQTLLRRLIRSLDNPHLVPLHRIDRHTAGLVLFSANPQSRSAYQALFPTRRIDKCYEAIAPALPGLEFPRVHKSRLVDGEPFFRMQEGPGIPNTETALEVREKNGDLWRYGLYPVTGKKHQLRVHMSALGAAICNDPFYPDALKDVEDDYAKPLKLLAQGLRFTDPLTGEEREFESRITLQW, translated from the coding sequence ATGTCCTCCGTACCTTTTTCCGCCGCACAGCATCAGGCCAGCACCCTGTACCTGCCCCCGGGTTCATGGCCAACCGTGCTGGACTGCCTGTGTGATCATTTCAGCACCATCAGTCGCGAGCAGTGGCTGAGCCGGATCGTCCGTGGCCGGGTGCTCGATGGACAAGGTTTGCCGATCAGCATCGACCTGGCGTACCGCGAAGGCCTGCGCATTCATTATTTCCGCGAAGTGCCCGACGAAAAGGTCATCCCGGTGCAGGAGTCGATCCTCTACGTCGATGAGCATCTGGTGGTGGCGGACAAGCCGCATTTCCTGCCGGTCACCCCGGCGGGGGAATATGTCGAGCAAACCTTGCTGCGCCGCCTGATCCGCAGCCTGGACAATCCCCACCTGGTGCCTCTGCATCGCATCGATCGGCATACGGCGGGCCTGGTGCTGTTTTCGGCCAATCCGCAAAGCCGCTCGGCTTATCAGGCGCTGTTTCCGACCCGCAGGATCGACAAGTGCTACGAGGCCATAGCCCCGGCCTTGCCCGGTCTCGAGTTCCCACGGGTGCATAAAAGTCGTCTGGTCGATGGCGAGCCCTTTTTCCGCATGCAGGAAGGGCCTGGCATTCCTAATACGGAAACGGCGCTGGAGGTCCGGGAAAAGAACGGTGACCTCTGGCGTTATGGGCTGTATCCGGTGACTGGCAAAAAGCATCAGTTGCGGGTGCACATGAGTGCGCTGGGGGCGGCGATCTGCAACGACCCGTTCTATCCCGATGCGCTCAAGGATGTGGAGGACGATTACGCCAAGCCGCTCAAGCTGCTGGCCCAGGGGCTGCGTTTTACCGACCCGTTGACCGGGGAGGAGCGCGAGTTCGAGAGCCGGATCACCTTGCAGTGGTAA
- a CDS encoding transcriptional regulator, translating into MVNVEQLKSSVNRMSADIVREAVLELRLDGLVTEGKTPFNKLHFNTCFAEIEALFQRAGYHRQLDVVGYQGLLYALYDPARWEAVDVLRWLKEFTDAAAQAGVARA; encoded by the coding sequence ATGGTCAATGTCGAACAATTGAAGAGCAGTGTGAATCGCATGTCCGCCGATATAGTGCGCGAAGCGGTACTCGAACTGCGCCTGGACGGCCTGGTCACGGAAGGCAAGACGCCGTTCAACAAGCTGCATTTCAATACCTGCTTCGCGGAAATCGAAGCCCTGTTCCAGCGTGCGGGTTATCACCGGCAACTGGACGTGGTGGGGTATCAGGGTTTGTTGTATGCGTTGTATGACCCGGCCCGCTGGGAGGCGGTCGATGTGCTGCGCTGGTTGAAGGAGTTCACCGATGCCGCCGCGCAAGCCGGCGTGGCCCGCGCCTAG
- a CDS encoding S24 family peptidase, which translates to MSLTILARAERLQHLSPEHAEHSGFAAGLQFEGGFSLDRTVGLGAPQIRAVLVDDDSLLGFGIYPGDRLIVDRSAAPAVDQYVVAHLDGEDAYGVRLLAPDPKGGLLLKAARPSIASIPLDARDSAQIWGVVLWVVSYVGRG; encoded by the coding sequence ATGTCTCTCACAATCCTCGCCCGCGCCGAGCGTTTGCAACACCTGTCGCCCGAACATGCGGAGCACAGCGGGTTTGCTGCCGGGCTCCAGTTCGAAGGCGGTTTTTCGCTGGATCGCACCGTGGGCCTCGGAGCCCCGCAGATCCGCGCGGTGCTGGTGGATGACGACAGCCTGCTGGGCTTCGGTATCTATCCCGGCGACCGGCTGATCGTCGATCGTTCGGCGGCCCCGGCGGTGGATCAATACGTGGTGGCCCATCTCGATGGTGAAGACGCCTATGGCGTGCGCCTGCTGGCTCCCGACCCCAAGGGAGGGCTGCTGCTCAAGGCGGCGCGACCTTCGATTGCATCGATCCCCCTGGACGCTCGGGACTCGGCGCAAATCTGGGGCGTGGTGCTGTGGGTGGTCAGTTACGTCGGCCGTGGCTGA
- a CDS encoding glutaredoxin family protein, whose product MPPECQLFGTLGCHLCELAEAELMPLVEHGLMVELVDIAENETLFEAYGLRIPVLRRVDNGAELGWPFDVEQVVAFLR is encoded by the coding sequence ATGCCTCCTGAATGTCAGCTGTTCGGCACCCTGGGCTGCCACCTGTGCGAACTCGCCGAGGCGGAGTTGATGCCGCTGGTGGAGCACGGGCTGATGGTCGAGCTGGTGGATATCGCGGAAAACGAAACCCTGTTCGAGGCGTATGGCCTGCGTATCCCGGTCCTGCGCCGGGTGGACAACGGCGCCGAGCTGGGCTGGCCGTTCGATGTCGAGCAGGTGGTGGCCTTCCTGCGCTGA
- a CDS encoding monovalent cation:proton antiporter family protein, translating into MFANLLIILASSLVVIALFRRLRLPPVLGYLCVGLLVGPTAFGWVNDNENLPDLAELGVVFLLFSLGLEFSVSKMLALRQVVFGLGSLQVLCSGAILGGLLILAGVPSIPALLLGAGLALSSTAIVSKELGSLGEIFSSHGQNAIGVLLFQDVVAVLLLTLVPVFAGNTEQAWYWALPLTLGKTALLFIGLALASRWLLPRLFHEVAASHSAELFVLLALVIVLLTAWLTHLLGLSPALGAFLAGMLLGESRYRHQIEADIRPFRDILLGLFFVSIGMLIDLRLFASHALLILGLTLVLMLIKGAVVALLLKLRGSDGETAWRSGLALAQGGEFCFALMAQMQQSHLMPAELSGLLLAATFCSMLLTPLLLRAAPGIAARLHRKPNQEAHLEEISALNAGLQEHVVICGYGRVGQSIGRFLRREQQRFIALDDDPVRVQEAAAGESCVHYGDSRRAELLAAVGLERARLLVIAVDKTDIALNVLKSARRINSEVPILVRTRDDSQLAELKAAGASEVVPELLESSLMLASHALVMLGLPEHQVQVKVDEVRHNRYRLLHGFYHGAQTDLLDNRGQPRVLMHAVNLGSAAHACDLALGELALEQLGVDVQGVQRDGRDLELAASTLLQAGDTVLMSGPLAAIEASEARLLGGQ; encoded by the coding sequence GTGTTCGCCAATCTGTTGATCATCCTTGCTTCATCCCTGGTGGTGATCGCCCTGTTCCGCCGCCTGCGCCTGCCGCCCGTGCTGGGCTACCTGTGCGTGGGCCTGCTGGTGGGGCCGACCGCCTTCGGCTGGGTCAACGACAACGAAAACCTGCCTGACCTGGCGGAACTGGGGGTGGTGTTCCTGCTGTTTTCCCTGGGGCTGGAGTTTTCCGTATCGAAAATGCTGGCCCTGCGCCAGGTGGTATTCGGCCTGGGCAGCCTGCAAGTACTGTGCAGCGGCGCCATCCTCGGCGGCCTGCTGATCCTCGCCGGCGTGCCGTCGATCCCGGCGCTGCTGCTCGGCGCGGGCCTGGCGCTGTCCTCCACCGCCATCGTCAGCAAGGAGCTGGGCAGCCTCGGGGAAATCTTCAGCAGCCACGGGCAGAATGCGATCGGCGTGTTGCTGTTCCAGGACGTGGTGGCCGTGCTGTTGCTGACCCTGGTGCCAGTATTCGCCGGCAATACCGAACAGGCCTGGTACTGGGCCCTGCCCCTGACCCTGGGCAAGACCGCCCTGCTGTTCATCGGCCTGGCGCTGGCCAGCCGCTGGCTGCTGCCACGGCTGTTCCATGAGGTGGCCGCCTCCCATTCCGCCGAGCTGTTCGTGCTGCTGGCCCTGGTCATCGTCCTGCTGACCGCCTGGCTGACCCACCTGCTCGGCCTGTCCCCTGCCCTTGGCGCGTTCCTCGCCGGCATGCTGCTGGGGGAAAGCCGTTACCGACACCAGATCGAGGCCGATATCCGGCCGTTCCGCGACATTCTGCTGGGGCTGTTTTTCGTCAGTATCGGCATGCTGATCGACCTGCGACTGTTCGCCAGCCATGCCCTGCTGATCCTCGGCCTGACCCTGGTCCTGATGCTGATCAAGGGCGCCGTGGTGGCGCTGTTGCTCAAGCTGCGCGGCAGCGACGGCGAGACGGCCTGGCGCAGTGGCCTGGCCCTGGCCCAGGGTGGCGAGTTCTGTTTTGCGCTGATGGCGCAGATGCAGCAGAGCCACTTGATGCCGGCCGAGCTGAGCGGCCTGCTGCTGGCCGCGACCTTCTGTTCGATGCTGCTGACCCCCTTGCTGCTGCGCGCCGCCCCGGGCATTGCCGCGCGCCTGCACCGCAAGCCGAACCAGGAGGCCCACCTGGAAGAAATCAGCGCCCTCAACGCCGGCCTGCAGGAACACGTGGTGATCTGTGGATATGGCCGTGTCGGCCAGTCGATCGGCCGCTTCCTGCGCCGCGAACAGCAGCGTTTCATTGCCCTGGACGACGACCCGGTGCGGGTCCAGGAAGCTGCGGCCGGCGAAAGCTGCGTGCATTACGGCGACTCCCGCCGCGCCGAGCTGCTGGCGGCGGTCGGCCTCGAACGCGCGCGGCTGCTGGTGATTGCCGTGGACAAGACCGACATCGCCCTCAACGTGCTGAAAAGCGCGCGCCGGATCAACAGCGAAGTGCCGATCCTGGTACGCACCCGTGACGACAGCCAACTGGCCGAACTGAAAGCCGCCGGCGCCAGCGAAGTGGTACCGGAGCTGCTGGAGTCGAGCCTGATGCTGGCGTCCCATGCGCTGGTGATGCTCGGGCTGCCGGAACACCAGGTACAGGTCAAGGTCGATGAGGTCCGCCACAACCGCTATCGCCTGCTGCATGGCTTCTACCATGGCGCGCAGACCGACCTGCTGGACAATCGCGGCCAGCCGCGGGTGCTGATGCATGCGGTCAATCTCGGCAGCGCGGCCCACGCCTGCGACCTGGCCCTGGGCGAGCTGGCGCTGGAGCAGTTGGGCGTGGATGTGCAAGGCGTGCAGCGCGATGGCCGCGACCTGGAGCTGGCCGCCAGCACCTTGCTGCAAGCCGGCGATACGGTGTTGATGTCCGGCCCGCTGGCGGCCATCGAAGCGTCGGAGGCGCGCCTGCTCGGCGGCCAATGA
- a CDS encoding ammonium transporter, which yields MENLQSAVDTLVHGSNTLFILIGAVMVLAMHAGFAFLEVGTVRQKNQVNALSKILSDFAVSTLAYFFIGYWISYGVSFLQPAAVISADHGYGLVKFFFLLTFAAAIPAIISGGIAERARFVPQLCATALIVAFIYPFFEGLVWNGNYGLQAWLQEHFGAGFHDFAGSVVVHAMGGWLALAAVLLLGPRNGRYRDGKLVAFAPSSIPFLALGSWILIVGWFGFNVMSAQTLQAVSGLVAVNSLMAMVGGTVAALIVGRNDPGFLHNGPLAGLVAICAGSDLMHPVGALITGAIAGALFVWCFIATQTRWKIDDVLGVWPLHGLCGVWGGIACGIFGQSALGGLGGVSLISQLIGTGLGVLVALVGGFLVYGAIKALCGLRLTQEQEYYGADLSLHKIGAVSQD from the coding sequence ATGGAAAATCTGCAAAGCGCTGTGGACACTCTGGTCCATGGTTCCAATACCCTGTTCATCCTTATCGGTGCGGTCATGGTCCTGGCCATGCATGCCGGCTTCGCCTTTCTCGAGGTGGGCACGGTGCGCCAGAAAAACCAGGTCAACGCCTTGTCGAAGATCCTCAGCGACTTCGCGGTTTCGACCCTGGCCTATTTCTTTATAGGCTATTGGATCTCCTACGGCGTCAGCTTCCTGCAACCGGCGGCGGTGATCAGCGCCGATCACGGCTACGGGCTGGTGAAGTTCTTCTTCCTGCTGACGTTCGCCGCGGCCATCCCGGCGATCATTTCCGGCGGCATCGCCGAGCGTGCGCGATTCGTCCCGCAGCTCTGCGCCACGGCGCTGATCGTGGCCTTCATCTATCCCTTCTTCGAAGGCCTGGTATGGAACGGCAACTACGGCCTGCAAGCCTGGCTGCAGGAGCACTTCGGCGCAGGCTTCCATGATTTCGCCGGCTCGGTGGTGGTGCATGCCATGGGCGGCTGGCTGGCGCTGGCCGCGGTGCTGTTGCTCGGGCCGCGCAACGGGCGCTACCGCGACGGCAAGCTGGTGGCGTTCGCGCCGTCGAGCATTCCGTTCCTGGCCTTGGGTTCGTGGATCCTGATTGTCGGCTGGTTCGGCTTCAACGTGATGAGCGCGCAGACCCTGCAGGCGGTCAGCGGACTGGTGGCGGTGAACTCGCTGATGGCCATGGTGGGTGGCACGGTGGCGGCGCTGATCGTCGGGCGCAACGACCCGGGCTTTCTGCACAACGGCCCGCTGGCCGGGCTGGTGGCGATCTGCGCCGGCTCCGACCTGATGCACCCGGTGGGTGCGTTGATCACCGGGGCGATTGCCGGCGCGTTGTTCGTCTGGTGCTTTATCGCCACCCAGACGCGCTGGAAGATCGACGATGTGCTGGGTGTCTGGCCATTGCATGGTTTGTGCGGCGTGTGGGGCGGTATCGCCTGTGGGATCTTCGGCCAGAGCGCCCTGGGTGGCCTGGGCGGTGTCAGCCTGATCAGCCAGTTGATCGGTACCGGCCTGGGCGTGCTGGTGGCGCTGGTCGGCGGCTTCCTGGTGTATGGTGCGATCAAGGCGCTTTGCGGCCTGCGCCTGACCCAGGAGCAGGAGTACTACGGCGCCGACCTGTCGCTGCACAAGATCGGCGCGGTCAGCCAGGACTGA
- a CDS encoding DUF883 family protein → MASKTTKTAQETLMADFRALVSDTERLLEHTATLAGEQADELRAQIHDSLLRARETLQLTEQSLRERGQAAVTATEDYVQSNPWQAVGIAAGVGFLIGLLATRR, encoded by the coding sequence ATGGCCAGCAAAACCACCAAGACAGCTCAAGAAACCCTGATGGCGGACTTTCGGGCACTGGTCAGTGACACGGAACGTCTGCTGGAACACACCGCCACCCTGGCGGGCGAGCAGGCGGACGAATTGCGCGCACAGATTCACGACAGCCTGCTGCGCGCCCGCGAGACCCTGCAACTGACCGAGCAATCGCTGCGCGAACGCGGCCAGGCGGCGGTCACCGCCACCGAAGACTATGTGCAGAGCAACCCCTGGCAAGCAGTGGGCATCGCGGCGGGCGTGGGCTTCCTGATCGGCCTGCTGGCGACCCGGCGCTGA
- a CDS encoding phage holin family protein — protein sequence MAIDESGSTAGHGSSTRRLGAAFLGLLHSHVELFGIELQEQKARTVSLLLFAGLTLVFALLLLVGLSTLVLILFWDTYRLTAITGLCIFYTLAALFCAMRLKAAIFDESSPFHATLEELANDRERLLP from the coding sequence ATGGCTATCGATGAATCCGGCTCCACTGCGGGCCACGGCTCCTCAACGCGGCGCCTGGGCGCTGCTTTCCTGGGTTTGTTGCACAGCCACGTCGAACTGTTCGGTATCGAGTTGCAGGAACAGAAAGCCAGAACCGTCAGCCTGCTGTTGTTCGCCGGGCTGACCCTGGTGTTCGCCCTGCTGCTGTTGGTAGGCCTGTCGACGCTGGTGCTGATCCTGTTCTGGGACACCTATCGCCTGACCGCCATCACCGGGCTGTGCATCTTCTATACGCTGGCTGCGCTGTTCTGCGCCATGCGCCTGAAGGCGGCGATTTTCGATGAGTCCTCGCCCTTCCATGCCACCCTTGAAGAACTGGCCAACGACAGGGAGCGCCTGCTGCCATGA
- a CDS encoding EAL domain-containing protein: MIDGQPLACFQPFIDTATGRIAGVEALGRLRQPNGQLLSVGPLFNDPRTSSTALRRLDRLIRADALSRLHEAPADWFLSLNISPRWISRLRAGQPLPSLRQLQQQGVDPRRVVFEITELSGNSQRLSEVVARYREAGARIAIDDFGAGYSQLDRVLALQPDILKLDMRLFQAAARGGPSSDVVKALAQMAEKTGCWIIAEGVESETELNFALECGSRYVQGFLFARAEQAFFASDAFVAPFARARQRYVQQKLAERGHLMQMRHQLAELMTLLQDWAQAPIERLPQLDAFPWLLRFYQCDRHGTQLTPNLEWRHDRWQADHSYVGHNWSWRPYFYHLLAEGWDERRLTLSNTYRDATSNQYCLTAGQFFDNGQRLLLIDIDAAGL, translated from the coding sequence GTGATCGACGGGCAACCGCTTGCCTGCTTTCAACCCTTCATCGATACCGCCACTGGCCGTATTGCCGGTGTCGAAGCCCTGGGCCGCCTGCGCCAACCGAACGGCCAGCTGCTGTCGGTCGGCCCATTGTTCAACGATCCCCGGACCTCCTCCACCGCCCTGCGCCGGCTCGACCGGCTGATTCGCGCCGACGCCCTGAGCCGCCTGCATGAAGCGCCCGCGGACTGGTTCCTGAGCCTCAACATCTCGCCCCGCTGGATCAGCCGCCTGCGCGCCGGCCAACCCTTGCCGAGCCTCAGGCAATTGCAGCAACAGGGCGTCGATCCGCGGCGCGTGGTCTTCGAAATCACCGAGTTGAGCGGCAACAGCCAGCGCCTGAGCGAAGTGGTGGCGCGCTACCGCGAAGCCGGCGCGCGCATCGCCATCGACGACTTCGGCGCCGGCTACTCCCAGCTCGACCGGGTGCTGGCCCTGCAACCGGACATTCTCAAGCTCGACATGCGCCTGTTCCAGGCCGCGGCCCGTGGCGGGCCCAGCAGCGATGTGGTCAAGGCCCTGGCGCAGATGGCCGAGAAGACCGGCTGCTGGATCATCGCCGAAGGGGTCGAGAGCGAAACCGAACTCAACTTCGCCCTGGAATGCGGCTCGCGGTATGTCCAGGGTTTCCTGTTTGCCCGGGCCGAGCAGGCGTTCTTCGCCAGCGATGCTTTCGTCGCGCCTTTTGCCCGGGCGCGCCAGCGCTATGTGCAGCAGAAACTGGCCGAGCGCGGACACCTGATGCAGATGCGCCATCAACTCGCGGAGCTGATGACCCTGCTACAGGATTGGGCCCAGGCCCCGATCGAACGGTTGCCGCAGCTGGATGCTTTTCCCTGGTTGCTGCGCTTTTATCAATGCGATCGCCACGGCACCCAGCTGACGCCGAACCTGGAATGGCGCCACGACCGCTGGCAGGCCGACCATAGCTATGTCGGCCACAACTGGTCGTGGCGTCCGTACTTCTACCACCTGCTGGCCGAAGGCTGGGACGAGCGGCGGCTGACCCTGTCCAACACCTACCGCGACGCCACCAGCAACCAGTACTGCCTGACTGCCGGGCAGTTCTTCGACAATGGCCAGCGCCTGCTGTTGATCGATATCGATGCCGCGGGGCTTTAG